A section of the Lineus longissimus chromosome 1, tnLinLong1.2, whole genome shotgun sequence genome encodes:
- the LOC135498415 gene encoding rap1 GTPase-GDP dissociation stimulator 1-like — protein MDNLLTELKKLKLRESPAISKKCIDDILEMITAEDCDKASAGKTLVTEGILPELQHHVNLSDENVMKAAKLVAELAKTSSVREECVKQKFVDLFTKHLSSSDVETCTQVCRALGNICYDNDVGREAMSNCEGLEKLYNHLKRLHCDKKDDTHKASRMMGCGCLLNLTNTNELLQEKAIKLGALDLMNGYMQDYIDDEDLMSMVLMTVSSLVDSESAKEQIIDSKLPTTVVKLYESPEVAEIEDAILELLATLAEDDSVKNDLCKTALTQHLLATIRTHQDSDEDDSQTLVKLAADLIILLLTGDDSMQLLYNDGSGPVFLVSKKWLQCSHPHLRVCGALAIGNFARGDANCINLVKDGTTNVLIESLQITADDDISSKANMTMLHAVLSALRNIAIPASNKSAMINAGVLEKVLQFMSSDAAPVQFKLLGLLRMAVDGQEEAAKTLGTNEEFLKRLVAWCSVEEHAGVKGEANRLMASLIKNSRSSIVMNTILQIGGLKHLVSMATSEHTVMQNEALVALNLMIASIIGTNAASIKDSDLIPTIMTLLNDEKLLPELMCNTLSLVNGLHSADVTREAIQTAEILPMVQKHKGHSDSIVQERVLQVLATYGTS, from the exons acTGTGACAAAGCCTCAGCAGGGAAAACACTGGTTACTGAGGGCATCCTTCCTGAACTCCAACATCATGTTAACTTATCGGATGAGAATGTCATGAAGGCAGCAAAGCTGGTGGCAGAACTGGCCAAAACAA GTTCGGTACGTGAGGAGTGTGTCAAGCAGAAATTCGTTGACTTATTCACCAAACACTTGTCTAGTTCGGACGTGGAGACATGTACCCAAGTCTGTAGGGCACTTGGGAACATTTGCTATGACAACG ATGTTGGCCGCGAAGCGATGAGCAACTGTGAGGGTTTGGAGAAGTTATATAATCACCTGAAGCGACTTCATTGTGACAAGAAAGATGACACGCACAAGGCGTCTAGGATGATGGGTTGTGGCTGTTTACTTAATCTCACCAATACCAATG AACTGCTTCAAGAAAAGGCGATAAAACTGGGCGCCCTCGACTTAATGAATGGTTACATGCAGGACTATATCGATGATGAGGACCTCATGTCCATGGTCCTGATGACTGTCAGTAGTCTTGTCGACTCGG AATCAGCCAAAGAACAAATCATAGATTCAAAACTACCAACGACAGTAGTGAAACTGTACGAATCACCAGAGGTGGCAGAAATAGAAGATGCTATTTTAGAACTTTTAGCAACGCTTGCAGAAGATG ATTCTGTGAAGAACGACTTGTGTAAAACTGCATTAACTCAACATTTACTCGCGACCATTAGAACGCATCAAGATAGTGACGAAGATGATAGTCAGACTCTCGTTAAGTTAGCAGCCGATCTAATTATACTTTTACTAACAGGAG ATGATAGTATGCAGTTATTGTACAATGACGGTTCGGGTCCAGTGTTCCTCGTGTCCAAGAAATGGCTGCAGTGTTCCCATCCTCATCTCAGAGTATGTGGCGCATTGGCCATTGGGAATTTTGCCAGAGGGG atgcaAACTGCATAAATCTAGTAAAAGATGGAACGACTAATGTTCTGATTGAGTCACTCCAAATCACAGCAGATGACGACATCAGCAGCAAGGCCAACATGACCATGTTACATGCTGTACTCAGTGCATTGAGGAATATAGCAATACCAG CATCTAATAAATCTGCTATGATAAATGCAGGAGTTTTAGAAAAAGTCTTACAATTTATGTCCAGTGATGCTGCGCCTGTACAGTTTAAGCTCCTCGGTTTGTTGAGAATGGCCGTCGATGGACAGGAGGAGGCCGCGAAGACACTCGGGACAAATGAAGAGTTCCTGAAGCGGTTGGTGGCGTGGTGTTCCGTGGAAGAACACGCCGGCGTCAAAG GTGAAGCGAACCGACTAATGGCATCGTTGATTAAAAATTCCCGGTCGTCAATAGTCATGAATACAATTCTTCAGATTGGTGGATTAAAACatttggtttccatggcaacatcgGAGCATACTGTGATGCAGAATGAGGCACTTGTGGCATTGAATTTGATGATCGCATCAATAATTG gaaCAAATGCAGCCAGCATCAAGGATTCTGACCTCATCCCGACCATCATGACGTTATTAAACGATGAGAAGTTACTGCCGGAATTGATGTGTAATACACTCAGTCTGGTCAACGGATTACATTCTGCAG ATGTGACAAGGGAGGCCATACAAACTGCCGAGATATTACCCATGGTGCAGAAACACAAGGGCCATTCTGATAGCATCGTCCAGGAGAGAGTTCTTCAAGTATTAGCCACCTATGGGACGAGTTGA